One part of the Magnetococcales bacterium genome encodes these proteins:
- the pglZ gene encoding BREX-3 system phosphatase PglZ — translation MSDWRESILKDFVPHLARLTLVADPDDLLVEEVIQQGLRERGFEVMRFEDPMAFRFAYESKFRAHWDRGELGDLVVIVGGDAKALKALPSDLLQQGRSLAFGLAALFPGLSYPVVASLDRGDLEPLHQALVHHPGETLGENPTKDFILRHVFQIAPELIRNEVELLRLLLWRHYRGQRIPSILDERLIGLLRQRNRFEDWVLEELIPHRQAFFGFLQERWPIFLQRLLERLEGNPWITPDEHVSSYGLRFAGPAVLPFDHDDVRIYMDNLFLDGLLKPVTFAHSRLANLNWVLTGIRRDPEADRKLHLEGLLEQCRASLPSEESRHREWQQFAQRWSQVTRMMNDPDRSAPPGAQEAFGALRERLDPTFQSWMEKRFAGLHNQPPLPPVMLHHVPRAMARRLEQGGKAALVVLDGLSLEQWLVLRDTILEQRPGFAFREESVFAWVPTLTSISRQALFSASPPLFFPASLLTTQQEPGLWKRFWDGHGLAASSVGYLKGLGDGSLAEVERMLANPRLRVVGLVVDMIDRI, via the coding sequence ATGTCTGATTGGCGCGAGTCGATCCTGAAGGACTTTGTTCCCCACCTTGCCCGACTGACCCTGGTGGCCGACCCGGATGACCTGCTGGTAGAAGAGGTCATCCAGCAGGGGTTGCGCGAGCGCGGGTTCGAGGTGATGCGCTTCGAAGACCCCATGGCCTTCCGTTTCGCCTACGAATCCAAATTCCGCGCTCATTGGGATCGAGGTGAACTAGGTGATCTGGTGGTGATCGTGGGAGGGGACGCCAAGGCCTTGAAGGCGCTGCCCTCCGACCTGTTGCAGCAAGGCCGCTCCCTTGCCTTTGGACTGGCGGCGTTGTTTCCGGGTTTGAGTTATCCGGTGGTGGCCTCCCTGGATCGGGGTGATCTGGAGCCGCTCCATCAGGCCCTGGTCCATCATCCCGGGGAAACCCTGGGAGAAAATCCCACCAAGGATTTTATTCTGCGGCACGTTTTCCAGATTGCTCCGGAGTTGATCCGCAACGAGGTGGAGCTGCTGCGCCTGCTGCTGTGGCGGCATTATCGAGGTCAAAGAATCCCTTCCATCCTGGACGAACGGCTGATTGGGTTGTTGCGGCAACGAAACCGTTTCGAGGATTGGGTGTTGGAGGAGCTTATTCCCCATCGTCAGGCTTTCTTTGGATTCCTCCAGGAGCGCTGGCCGATCTTTCTGCAAAGGTTGCTGGAACGGCTGGAGGGCAACCCGTGGATCACCCCCGACGAACATGTCTCTTCCTATGGCCTGAGGTTCGCGGGACCGGCGGTACTGCCTTTCGACCACGACGATGTCCGCATCTACATGGACAATCTCTTTCTGGACGGGTTGCTCAAGCCGGTGACCTTTGCCCACTCCAGGCTGGCCAACCTGAACTGGGTGTTGACGGGTATACGCCGCGACCCGGAGGCTGACCGGAAACTTCACCTGGAGGGATTACTGGAGCAATGTCGCGCCTCGTTGCCCTCCGAGGAGAGCCGCCACCGGGAATGGCAACAATTCGCTCAAAGGTGGAGCCAGGTCACCCGGATGATGAACGATCCGGACAGGTCGGCTCCTCCAGGCGCCCAGGAGGCCTTTGGGGCTCTGCGGGAACGACTGGACCCCACCTTCCAAAGCTGGATGGAAAAACGTTTTGCCGGACTCCACAACCAACCACCGCTGCCGCCGGTCATGCTGCACCATGTTCCCCGAGCTATGGCCAGACGCCTGGAGCAGGGCGGCAAGGCGGCGCTGGTGGTGTTGGACGGACTCTCCCTGGAGCAGTGGCTGGTGCTGCGGGACACGATCCTGGAGCAACGTCCGGGATTCGCTTTTCGGGAAGAGAGTGTCTTCGCCTGGGTTCCGACGCTCACCTCCATTTCGCGGCAGGCGCTTTTCTCGGCTTCTCCACCGCTTTTCTTCCCCGCCTCCCTGCTTACCACCCAACAGGAGCCCGGTCTGTGGAAGAGATTCTGGGACGGGCATGGGCTTGCCGCGTCCTCCGTGGGCTACCTGAAAGGGCTGGGTGACGGCTCCCTGGCCGAGGTTGAAAGAATGCTCGCCAACCCCCGCCTTCGGGTCGTGGGATTGGTGGTGGATATGATCGACCGGATC
- a CDS encoding DEAD/DEAH box helicase family protein — MNSHWLYSTFHHQPCRLLEGHLLWGESYHRIWFPDQDAIVRVPASQLIPIEDAPGLTPNHLTYLATAARIADTLTHDLLLAPIEASVIPLPHQLHALSRALSGDRVRYLLADEVGLGKTIEAGLILRELKLRGLVRRVLVMAPKGLVTQWVAEMKTHFNEEFRLLLPGDFEGYRRIAGEENPWRTHPQVICSLDSVKPLEKRRGWSRQQLAAHNRDRFDGLVAAGWDLIIVDEAHRLGGSTDQVARFRLGQGLAEAAPYLLLLSATPHQGKSDAFHRLLTLLDAENFPGPASVTRERVQPYVIRTEKRRAIDAEGHPLFKPRRTQMFPVSWEARHHQQKALYEAVSDYVRLGYNQAVRQKRNAIGFLLILLQRLVTSSTRAIRSTLERRLEALKLPEAQLSLFSSEEAEEWSELDGQEWLEALLTAPLKGLRNERAEVNTLLEAARQCELSGPDAKAETLLERLYTLQQEENDPDLKVLIFTEFIPTQEMLREFLEQRGFSVVCLNGSMTMEERKRVQEAFAGEKRLLISTDAGGEGLNLQFCHVVINYDLPWNPMRLEQRIGRVDRIGQKRVVRALNFVFEETVEFRVREVLEEKLGVIRKEFGIDKTGDVLDSVQDGEWFDELFVETLLQPDRLEPVVDEVVGRLRERAALARENDPLLGTTPELEPGEAQRLLAHPMPHWVERMVTGYLRAQGGSVTPTRSGWLLGWPGEPVETTPVVFNAKEAEIAPSAHHWTLEHPRVRGLASNLPRFVPGQPVPVVALPGLSGQVSGVWFLWRIALVGIAEPRQRFLPLFLHDDGRLLQPTARRIWDQLLTVEGRVLSHLKGEESRSLLSRGLELAEFQGQTLYQELLEAHTGRLEREREKAQYSFAMRRQALERLGLTEVRQHRLAQLTREEEEKRAEFTAREQALPELTPLMVIRLVGEKTDV, encoded by the coding sequence ATGAATTCCCATTGGCTCTACTCAACTTTCCACCACCAACCATGCCGTCTCTTGGAGGGGCATCTCCTATGGGGGGAGAGCTATCACCGCATCTGGTTCCCCGACCAGGACGCCATCGTTCGCGTCCCCGCGTCCCAACTCATCCCCATTGAAGACGCCCCCGGCCTCACCCCCAACCATCTGACCTACCTCGCCACCGCCGCCCGGATCGCGGACACCCTGACCCACGACCTGCTGCTGGCTCCCATCGAAGCCTCGGTCATTCCCTTGCCCCATCAGCTTCACGCCCTTTCCCGCGCCCTGTCCGGCGACCGGGTGCGTTATCTGCTGGCCGATGAGGTGGGGCTTGGAAAGACCATCGAGGCCGGGTTGATTCTGCGGGAGCTGAAGCTGCGGGGCTTGGTGCGGCGGGTGCTGGTCATGGCCCCCAAGGGGTTGGTCACCCAGTGGGTGGCGGAAATGAAGACCCATTTCAACGAGGAGTTCCGGCTGCTCCTGCCCGGGGATTTCGAGGGCTACCGGCGCATTGCCGGGGAGGAGAATCCCTGGCGGACCCATCCCCAGGTGATCTGCTCCCTGGATTCGGTCAAACCCCTCGAAAAACGCCGGGGCTGGTCCCGGCAGCAACTCGCCGCCCACAACCGGGACCGCTTCGACGGTCTGGTGGCCGCTGGCTGGGATCTGATCATCGTGGACGAGGCCCACCGCTTGGGCGGCAGCACCGATCAGGTGGCCCGCTTCCGGCTGGGACAAGGGCTTGCCGAGGCCGCCCCCTATCTCCTGCTCCTTTCCGCCACCCCCCATCAGGGCAAGAGCGACGCCTTCCACCGCCTGTTGACCCTGCTCGACGCGGAAAACTTCCCAGGTCCCGCCAGCGTCACCCGGGAACGGGTGCAACCCTACGTGATCCGCACGGAGAAACGCCGCGCCATCGATGCCGAGGGCCATCCCCTCTTCAAACCCCGCCGGACCCAGATGTTCCCCGTCTCCTGGGAGGCGCGACATCACCAGCAGAAGGCCTTGTATGAAGCGGTCTCCGACTACGTGCGCCTGGGCTACAACCAGGCCGTGCGCCAGAAGAGGAACGCCATTGGTTTCCTGCTGATCCTGCTGCAGCGTCTGGTCACCTCCAGCACCCGCGCCATCCGTTCCACCCTGGAACGCCGTCTGGAGGCGCTCAAACTTCCCGAGGCCCAACTCTCTCTGTTCTCCTCGGAAGAGGCGGAAGAGTGGTCCGAGCTGGATGGGCAGGAGTGGCTGGAGGCCCTGCTCACCGCGCCCCTGAAAGGGTTGCGCAACGAACGCGCCGAGGTCAATACGTTGCTGGAGGCCGCCCGGCAATGCGAACTCTCCGGACCGGACGCCAAGGCGGAAACCCTGTTGGAGCGGCTCTACACCCTGCAACAGGAGGAGAACGACCCGGACCTCAAGGTGCTGATCTTCACCGAGTTTATCCCCACCCAGGAGATGTTGAGGGAGTTTCTGGAGCAGCGAGGTTTTTCCGTGGTCTGCCTCAACGGGTCCATGACCATGGAGGAACGCAAACGGGTCCAGGAGGCCTTCGCGGGCGAGAAACGCCTCCTGATCTCCACCGATGCCGGTGGCGAAGGGCTCAACCTCCAGTTCTGCCACGTGGTGATCAACTACGACCTGCCCTGGAACCCGATGCGCCTGGAACAGCGCATCGGTCGGGTGGACCGCATTGGCCAGAAACGGGTGGTCCGTGCCCTCAATTTCGTCTTCGAGGAAACGGTGGAATTCCGGGTGCGCGAGGTGCTGGAGGAAAAGCTGGGGGTCATCCGCAAAGAGTTTGGCATCGACAAGACCGGAGACGTGCTCGATTCGGTTCAGGATGGGGAGTGGTTCGACGAGTTGTTCGTGGAAACCCTGCTTCAACCGGATCGTCTGGAGCCGGTGGTGGACGAGGTGGTGGGACGCCTTCGGGAACGGGCCGCCCTGGCCAGGGAGAACGATCCTCTCCTGGGAACGACCCCGGAGTTGGAACCCGGCGAGGCCCAACGGCTGTTGGCCCACCCCATGCCCCATTGGGTGGAGCGGATGGTCACCGGTTATTTGCGGGCCCAGGGGGGCAGCGTGACGCCAACCCGGAGCGGCTGGCTGTTGGGCTGGCCCGGCGAGCCGGTCGAGACCACTCCGGTGGTTTTCAACGCCAAGGAGGCCGAAATCGCGCCCTCGGCGCACCATTGGACCCTGGAACATCCCCGGGTTCGCGGTCTGGCGAGCAACCTGCCCCGTTTCGTGCCGGGACAACCCGTTCCGGTGGTGGCGTTGCCCGGCCTCTCCGGTCAGGTGAGCGGAGTCTGGTTCCTGTGGCGTATCGCCCTGGTCGGAATCGCGGAGCCACGCCAACGCTTCCTCCCCCTCTTTCTCCACGACGATGGCCGACTGCTGCAACCCACGGCTCGTCGGATCTGGGACCAGTTGCTTACCGTCGAAGGAAGGGTGCTCTCCCACCTCAAGGGGGAGGAAAGCCGGTCTCTGCTGTCGAGAGGCCTGGAACTCGCCGAGTTCCAGGGCCAGACGCTCTACCAGGAATTGCTGGAAGCCCACACCGGTCGTCTGGAGCGTGAACGGGAGAAGGCGCAGTACTCCTTTGCTATGCGCCGCCAGGCCCTGGAACGCCTCGGGCTGACCGAGGTGCGCCAGCATCGGTTGGCCCAGCTCACCCGGGAAGAGGAGGAAAAACGAGCGGAATTCACGGCCAGGGAACAGGCCTTGCCCGAATTGACGCCCCTGATGGTGATCCGCCTGGTTGGGGAGAAAACCGATGTCTGA
- a CDS encoding DUF3696 domain-containing protein, whose amino-acid sequence MPTHLMLHNFKCFPQETFRLSHLNLLTGINGTGKSSVLQSLLLLRQSFEMGVLAREGLALNGNLVRLGTAKDVFFEDAKEDLIEIGLGDENGVSSTFRYSYDKSRDFLQSSSALEVPWEQLSQLSLFSDKFHYLHAERSGPRHAFPMSDQHVRVHRQVGADGEFTGHFLDHYRDQKILPVLSHPEAKSNTLLAQVEAWLGEISPGVEIRLEPHTDMDVIKLGFSFVGTHQRTGSFRSTSVGFGISYVLPILAAILSSSSGALILLENPEAHLHPRGQAKMGELMARAASAGIQLIVESHSDHILNGIRIAVRQGILAPKDAAFFFFSRVESDNRMCSKIETPTIDRNGRIDHWPEGFFDEWEKSLESLF is encoded by the coding sequence ATGCCAACCCATCTGATGCTGCATAATTTCAAGTGTTTCCCACAGGAGACCTTCCGACTCTCTCACCTGAATTTACTGACGGGCATCAATGGCACGGGGAAGTCCTCTGTACTCCAGTCGCTGCTCCTGTTGCGGCAGTCCTTCGAGATGGGGGTTTTGGCCAGGGAAGGGCTGGCGCTAAACGGAAACTTGGTTCGACTGGGAACGGCCAAGGACGTTTTCTTTGAGGATGCCAAGGAAGATCTCATCGAAATCGGTCTTGGAGATGAAAATGGCGTTTCCAGTACCTTCAGATACTCCTACGACAAGTCGCGGGATTTCCTCCAATCCAGTTCAGCCCTGGAGGTGCCCTGGGAACAGCTCTCTCAACTAAGCCTGTTTTCGGACAAATTCCATTACCTGCATGCCGAAAGAAGTGGTCCGCGACATGCCTTCCCCATGTCGGACCAGCATGTTCGTGTTCACCGGCAAGTTGGGGCGGATGGCGAATTCACAGGACATTTTCTGGACCACTATCGCGATCAAAAAATTTTGCCTGTGCTGTCACACCCCGAGGCCAAATCAAACACCCTCCTGGCTCAGGTGGAAGCTTGGTTGGGGGAGATCAGCCCCGGTGTGGAAATCCGTCTGGAACCTCACACCGACATGGATGTGATCAAGCTCGGCTTCTCTTTTGTTGGAACTCACCAAAGAACCGGCAGTTTTCGATCCACCAGCGTAGGTTTTGGCATCTCCTATGTCCTTCCCATCCTCGCTGCAATCCTCTCTTCATCTTCGGGGGCGCTTATCTTGTTGGAAAATCCAGAAGCGCATCTCCATCCCCGTGGACAGGCCAAAATGGGAGAACTGATGGCGCGTGCAGCTTCCGCAGGGATTCAGTTGATTGTCGAATCCCATAGCGACCATATCCTGAATGGCATTCGCATCGCAGTTCGACAAGGCATTTTGGCGCCCAAGGACGCGGCCTTCTTCTTTTTCTCAAGAGTCGAGAGCGATAATCGCATGTGCAGCAAAATAGAAACCCCAACGATTGACAGAAATGGCCGCATTGATCACTGGCCAGAGGGTTTCTTTGATGAATGGGAAAAAAGCCTGGAAAGCCTCTTTTGA
- a CDS encoding DUF262 domain-containing protein translates to MNTNQDISQAGRISEQEEEIYPDGVEAEDIGINQPFNPSEIRVETQQMSLDTLIKRIRENEIDLSPNFQRNEVWKPLAKSRLIESLLIRIPLPAFYMDATNEDRWVVIDGLQRLSTLRDFIIGKTENGSTEYMTLSGLEFLNELEGKLFSELQRNFQRRIEETQVTVYKIEKGTPPEVKFNIFRRINTGGLPLSSQEIRHALNQGAVVQLLKEMAESNEFRQAVNNGVKEKERMADRECALRVLAFLRTRPEQYDDKVKDFDAFLSDAMADLNGLTDQERDQLKGRFFRAMRIARALFDRKAFRKQSKRSTYGYPINKSLLESWSVNLDALTEAQVQSLTERKEQLRERFLDIMEERDFDDAVTQGTGSKARVQLRFRRIKEIIQEVLNANPSDAA, encoded by the coding sequence ATGAATACGAACCAAGACATTTCACAAGCGGGCCGTATTTCTGAGCAAGAGGAAGAGATTTATCCCGATGGAGTGGAAGCGGAAGACATTGGCATCAACCAACCCTTCAATCCATCTGAAATCCGCGTCGAAACCCAACAGATGAGTCTCGATACGCTGATCAAGCGTATCAGGGAAAACGAGATCGATCTGTCTCCCAATTTTCAGAGAAACGAAGTTTGGAAACCGTTAGCGAAAAGCAGGTTGATTGAGTCATTGCTTATCAGAATTCCCTTGCCCGCGTTCTATATGGACGCGACAAATGAGGATAGGTGGGTTGTCATTGACGGCCTGCAACGATTATCCACTTTGCGTGATTTTATTATAGGAAAGACGGAGAATGGCTCTACTGAATACATGACTCTCTCAGGGCTCGAATTCCTGAATGAGTTGGAAGGAAAGCTCTTCAGCGAATTGCAGAGGAATTTCCAAAGAAGAATTGAAGAAACGCAGGTCACGGTCTATAAAATCGAAAAAGGGACTCCACCCGAGGTAAAGTTCAATATATTCAGGCGGATCAACACAGGAGGGCTACCGCTCTCATCACAGGAAATTCGCCATGCCCTCAATCAGGGAGCAGTCGTTCAGCTTCTCAAAGAGATGGCTGAGTCAAATGAATTCCGGCAGGCTGTCAATAACGGGGTCAAAGAAAAGGAAAGAATGGCGGACCGGGAATGTGCGCTGCGTGTTCTGGCCTTCCTGAGAACCAGGCCAGAACAGTATGATGACAAGGTGAAAGATTTTGACGCATTCTTGAGTGATGCCATGGCTGATCTGAATGGATTGACTGATCAGGAGCGTGATCAACTCAAAGGTCGGTTTTTTAGAGCAATGCGGATTGCCAGGGCGTTGTTTGATCGTAAAGCCTTCCGAAAACAATCAAAAAGATCAACATATGGATATCCTATCAATAAATCATTGTTGGAATCCTGGTCGGTCAATCTGGACGCACTGACGGAGGCGCAGGTGCAATCGTTGACCGAAAGGAAGGAGCAACTGCGCGAAAGATTCCTTGATATCATGGAGGAACGTGATTTCGACGATGCAGTCACCCAAGGTACAGGTTCAAAAGCGCGTGTCCAGCTTCGGTTCAGAAGAATCAAAGAGATCATCCAGGAGGTTTTAAATGCCAACCCATCTGATGCTGCATAA